The DNA segment ACATCAATGATCAACCCCGGCCGGTTGAACACGGGGAAGAAGCCCTTGGCCCAATCGGCAATGTCTTTCGTGCCCATGGCCCGCAAATGCACGTAACCGATCTGCCCCTGCCCCGCCTGCTCCACTCGTTCGCGCCGCGTCAGTTCCCATTCGCCGTAACGCAGGTCGGCTTCCGCCGCGGTGGAAACGGGCGTTACGATCACTTGCCGACGGTGGCCCGGCTTGGACTCAAGCTCCAGTAACACCTGTTTGCCGGATTGATTGCGCAACAGCAGTTCGGGACTGGCCGCAGCCAACGGATTGCGCCCGTTGATGGCGGTGATCAAATCGCCGACTTCAGCGGCCACCCCCGGTTGACTGAGCGGGGCCAGGTCGCCGGGATAGTCCGGATCCCCGCGATAAATATGCTCAATCCGCCAACCGCCGGCGCGGGCATCCGTCACCAACCGCGCCCCCAACGACGCCGGCCGTACGTTGTCCAAGCCGCCCCGTTGATCGCCATAACGGACGAAAATGTGTAACGCGGATAATTCGCCCACCAGATCGTAAATCACATCACTCAGCTCCGCGCGATCGCTGACGCGCTCGATCAACGGCTGATACTTCACGCGCATGGCGGGCCAATCCACGCCGTGCATCTGACGGTCGTAAAAGTAGTCGCGCAACATTCGCCACGATTCCGTGTAAATCTGCCGCCATTCCTCGCGCGGAATAATCGAGAGCGTCCAATCATCCAGCTTCAGGCGCTCGTCCAACTTCGCCGGCGCGCTGCTATCCGTCGCCACCACATAAAACGCGTCGCCTTTGCGAATCAGCAGTTTCTTCCCTTTCGCGGCCCGTTCATAACTCGTCAGGTTTTCCACGAGCGTTTTGGGTTTGGGCTCCTTGTTGGTGATTTCGAGTTGCTTCAATTGCGGCTTGGCCTCAAACCCCACGTCGCGCGCCACGTACAGCAAATGTTTCGCGGTCACTTCCAGACGCGAATAATTCCCCGCTTCCACCGGCACTTCATACAACCGCTCCGACAAGCCCTTCAGATTGACTTTGGTGGCTTTGCTCTTGCCGGATTTTTCCGACTTCTTTTCCGATTGCAATTCGTCCTGGGGTTGAAACGGCCAGCGCAGATCATCTTTCAATGCCAGGGCGTAAATCTTCGTGGTCTCGGTGAAGAACGGTTCAGGTTGCCGCGCGCCCCACGGACTGGTCACCAATGAACGCAATTGTCGGTCGCTCAAAAAATACAGCCAGTTGCCATCCGGCGAAAACGCGGGACTATAACTGTCCACCCGATCGCTGGTCACGGTGCTTGTGGTGCCGTCGGACAGGCGATACAAATGAATCTGCTGCACCAGGTTGCTGGCCGGATCGGTGTAGGCAAGCCATTGACTGTCCGGCGACCACGCAAGCTCGTCGAAGCCGGAGTGCTTTGAGGTGGCGATCAATTTCGTCTTCCGGCCCTTCATCGTGAACAACCACAACTTGCGATCCTTGTCCGTCCATACCAGATGTTTGCCGTCCGGAGACGGTTGGGGACTGAAGCGAAAGACCGTGCCGTTCTTGGTCAACAACTCCGCATCCCCAACGCCGTTGGCCGGAATCTGGCACACCTCCAACTCGCCCGTTTCATCCGACAACGCGAGCAACGATCTGCCATCCGGCAAAAACCGCGCGCCGCGATAACGCACGCCTGCCGGCGCCGGCCATTCAATGAATCGCCCCGAGGCGACGGGCGCCACAAAAATCTTGCCGCGTGCCGTCAGCACCACGCGATCCCCGTCCGGCGAAAGGTGGGCGCTGGTCAGAAAATCCAGCGGACGTTTCACCCAACGCTCCCGCATTTGATCGAAGTCCGAGGAAAGTTGAATGTTCACCACGTCATCCTGGCCGGTCGCCAGTTCGTACAGCCGCAGGTCCGCGCCGTGTTGATACACGATCCGCCCGCCCTGCAATGCGGGTGATTTCACATCAAACTGCCGATGGTGCGTGAGCTGGCGGCGATCTGATCCGTCCGGATTCATGGACCACAGATTCATCACGCCATCCAGATCCGCGGCAAAATAGACGCGGCCCTGCCACCACATCGGATTCCGGCTCTGCCCGCTGAAATCCGACAGCAACGGCGCGGCTTCGGCATCTCCTGCCACGAAGCGCCACAGATTTTCAGCCGTACCGCCGACATAGCGTTTGGCGCTGCTGCTTTGTTGCGCCAACCGCGTGAAGAACAATTGTCGCCCGTCATCGGCATAAACGCCCTGGCTGGCTTGCGCCAGCGGCACGACCGTGCGCGCGCCGGATTTCAGATCGAGTGTGACCAATTGCCAGTTGGGCAAAGTGGAAAACGCTTCCGTGGCGTACATCAATTTGCCGTCCGGCGTCCAGCCCGTCACGCGCGCCGTCGTGCCGTGAAACGTGCGGCGCACCGGCAAACCACCCGCCAACGGCATGGTGTAAACTTCCGTCGGCCCTTCATATTCGGCGCTGAACGCAAGCGTTTGGCCGTCGGGCGAAATGGCCGCGTACGCCTCCGTGCCGAGGTGCGAGGTGATCCGTTCGGCGGTGCCGCCGCTGCGGCGCACGCGCCACAAATCACCTTCGGCCGTGAACACAATCGTGTCGTTGTGCAGCGTTGGAAAACGGTAGTAACCGCGCGGCGCCGCCTCCAGCGACACGGTCGCCAATCCCAGGCAAATCCAAAACAGTCGGAAGCTCATGCGGATCAGGATGCGAACAAGCGCGCGAGGCCGCGAGAATTTTTCACGAAAGCCCGGTAATTTCTCGCGGCGGCGGGATTGTCGCTTGTGCGGACCTGGATTCTCCCCCATGTTCTTCTGCGTGCGAGGGCGTGAATGAAATCCGAGTGGAAAAGATTCCTTAAAACCTGGCTCATCAACACCTTTGCGGTGTTGGTGGCGGTCACGGTTTTGCGCCCGCATCTGGAATGTTCCGGCGTGGCGCAGGTATTCGTCGCCGCGTTGCTCCTGGGAATGTTGAACGCCTTCATCCGTCCGCTGATGCTGTTCTTCGCGCTGCCGTTGCTGGTGTTCACGCTGGGCTTCTTCACCATCATCATCAACGCCTGCCTGCTCTACCTCGTGAAAGCGATGATGAGCGTATTCGGCATGAACTTCGTCATTGAAGGATTTGGCTGGGCCATGCTCGGCGCGATTATCATCAGCGTGGTTTCGCTGCTGCTCAACCTTGCCACTGGCGGTGCGAAAGCCACCATCAAAGTGCGCCGCCGTTCGCCGGGTTCATCCGGCCCCGATGGCGGCGGACCGGTGATTGACGTTTGATTCAATCCCGCGCGTACGCCGCCCGTCGCGTGACGATGCCCTGCGCGTTAAAATCACGTTCAAAATCCGTTCGCACCGCCGCCAGCTCCGCTGGCGTCGCCACCGGATGAAACCGTTGTTCCGCGGCAAATACCGATTGCATCTGCTGAAAATAATCCGCGTCATCCGTGCGCAAATAAACCCGCCCTCCCGGGACCAGGACTTGGTAGGCCAGCGTGGGAAAACGCTCGTTGATAAGGCGAAACTTCCGGTGTTTTTGCTTCGGCCACGGATCGGGAAAATAAATGTGCAACGCGGTGGCGCAATGCGGGGGCAACAGGTATTCGAGGAAATACGCGCTCTCGATCCGCACCCCGCCCAGATTGGTCAGACCGCGCCGCCGCCCTTTGCGATCCAGCTTCTGGATACGTCCCAACAACCGCTCCACGCCCAGAAAATTGGTGGTTGGGTTTTGCGCCGCGTAATCCAGCAGAAAAGACGCATCACCGCAACCCAGTTCCACCTCCAACGGTTGCGCTTGTGGAAAAAGCTGCCGCAGCTCCAACCGCTCCACAATGGACGGCAACTCGTAAAGCAACGCTCTGGATTCAGTCGGCGATAATCCCATCGCCGCAGCTTAAGCGGCCCACGACCACGGTGCAACCGCCCGAAACACGCGCAAGGAAATGGCAACCGGGAAAGCCATTGTTCCCGTCCCAGTTTTCGCGTGGTTGGCGTATTTCGCGGTCGCGATCGTGCAACGGCAACTGGGGAGCATACGCGTCTCGCGTATGCTGTCGGGCGTCTCGCCCGACAGAAACCGCACCGGCTTAACCGGAATGATGCAGTTAGTTCAGGTGGAACGGCCAACTTGGCCGTTCTGGGCGGCAACCTGCCGTCCAGCCGAGCGCACGGAGATCGCACCCCATTGAGTTCGCACTCTTTGCGTTCGACTGCCGGGCTGGTAGCCCGACAGAACGGGCCAGTGGCCCGTTCCACCCAAACTCCAATCAAATCACACCAGCTTGCGGCTAATCCGCTTCATCCGGTGTTCGACGCGGGACGCGGCGAACTGCACCCGAGACGGGTGCGCTCCCCAACTCATGACCTCGCTTTCTTGAAGTTCATAGCAACCGGTAGCATTTGGTCACAACGAAAGTTCGGCTTGTGGTCAAAAGGTGTGAATCAATTGTCGGCGCCGGAGCCGTCGTCCGAGCCGGCGAGCCAGATTCTTTCTCACTGCTTGTGCGGGACACCGAAGGTCTCTGTTTTACTCACAACGCGATGCTAAACCCGATTCGCATAAAGCGTTGGCAACCACGCCACGCCAAGGGCCATCACGACAGCAGCCATGACGAACGCCAACAAGAATGATGGGAAAATGAATGCGACGATTCCCGCACTGGCAACCAAGAAGATACTCGCGAGCTTTGAGAACATCACAAGTTTTGAAAATTTGCCAAGTTTGTTGAAAATGTGGTCTGCATTTTCTCTTTCGTTGTGAGAGAGCGCAAGCCCCAGCCGCTCGATTAGGGACGCAAGAGCCGGATCCTGCAGTCCCGTTAATGGACTCAAAACAACGAATTCCGACTGCCCCTCCTGCGTTGAGATCAACACTCTACCTCGGTGACGAAGCAGGCGTTTGATATTTGTCCATTCGATATGGCGATTCTGAACTTCCAAGCCTTCCCGAGAAGCGACCAGTTCAGACGAGCATGCACCAAACCACTTTAACAAGCCTGTTCCTCTCGGAACGTTGATACGACACGAAAATGTTTGTGAGCACTTGTTCATGAGCGCAAAAGAATTTGAGCCACTTTTTGCGGGGAAACAACTCTATATCTTATCGCCTGTTTGCCATTCCCGGCGTTGTAGCCATGACTCCGCGACTGCCAACCAATGAATAAACTGCGAACCACCCGAAACACGCGAAACCGTGCTCCCTCTCCGCCATCGCGATGGAGGATCTCGAAATGAACATCGCGTCACCGATGAAACGGAGATGAATCGAGCCCCGGATCGAGGCCCAAAATTACTTGCCAAAGCGCGGTCAATTTGCGTTGATAGGCAGGAAATTGTGAGCTTTCCTGCGGAAGGGAGCCGGTAAAAAACAACCAAACATTATTATGAAATCAGTTCATCTCAGTGAAGCATCTGGAAATTCGAGGACCATGATCAGACGGGCACCCATCGGATCACCCTTCTGGCGACGAGCCGGACGGAGTTGTGGTGGCGCGGTGTTATCCACCTTTCTGCTGTTGGCGGGGAGCATGGCTTACGCGCAAACCTACCTGATTGACTTTGGCGGGGCGGTGGGAACGACGCGCGGCGAGGCGCCGGCGAACGATCCAAACCGTTATTGGAACAACGTGAATAACACTCTGGGAGCGACGCTCAATGGCACGTTGACCGGGTTGGTGGACAGCTACAACACAACGAGCAGCATCAGTCTGGTCATCGTGAGTCCGTTCAATGATGTGAACGACAACGGCACCCGGTTTTCCACGCTCTATCCGGAAAACGCCACGCGCGATTCCCTGTACGGCAATACCGAAGAGTGGATCGGCAAGGCCAATGTCACCCCGAAGTTCAAATTGACGGGCTTGGACGCCGCCACGAAATACTCGTTCACATTTTACGCGTCGCGGATGAGTGTGAGCGACAACCGGGAGACGGAATACACGGTGGTTGGGGCCACGACGGAGACGGCGGTGTTGGATGCGTCGGCGAACGAAGAAAACACGACGACGGTATCCGACCTAAGTCCCGATGCCGCGGGAGAAATCAGCATCGCGCTGGCGCCCTCGGCCAACAATGACAACGCGTATCACTTCACCTATCTGGGCGTGCTGCAAATTGAAGCTGTACCGCCGCAGACGCCGTTGGCGTTCACGGAACAGCCGTCGAGCCGGACGGTGATCCAGCTCACTCCGACCACCTTTACGTGTGCCGTCAGCGGTCCCGCTCCGTATTTCGTGCAATGGTACGAGAACGGTAACCCCATCTATAACGCCAATGATTTCACTTATACGGTGGCATCTGCGGACCTCTCAATGGACGGCTACACCTATTCCGTGACGGTGAGCAACCTGCAATACGGCGTATCGAGTACGA comes from the Verrucomicrobiia bacterium genome and includes:
- a CDS encoding phage holin family protein, whose amino-acid sequence is MKSEWKRFLKTWLINTFAVLVAVTVLRPHLECSGVAQVFVAALLLGMLNAFIRPLMLFFALPLLVFTLGFFTIIINACLLYLVKAMMSVFGMNFVIEGFGWAMLGAIIISVVSLLLNLATGGAKATIKVRRRSPGSSGPDGGGPVIDV
- a CDS encoding S41 family peptidase — its product is MGENPGPHKRQSRRREKLPGFREKFSRPRALVRILIRMSFRLFWICLGLATVSLEAAPRGYYRFPTLHNDTIVFTAEGDLWRVRRSGGTAERITSHLGTEAYAAISPDGQTLAFSAEYEGPTEVYTMPLAGGLPVRRTFHGTTARVTGWTPDGKLMYATEAFSTLPNWQLVTLDLKSGARTVVPLAQASQGVYADDGRQLFFTRLAQQSSSAKRYVGGTAENLWRFVAGDAEAAPLLSDFSGQSRNPMWWQGRVYFAADLDGVMNLWSMNPDGSDRRQLTHHRQFDVKSPALQGGRIVYQHGADLRLYELATGQDDVVNIQLSSDFDQMRERWVKRPLDFLTSAHLSPDGDRVVLTARGKIFVAPVASGRFIEWPAPAGVRYRGARFLPDGRSLLALSDETGELEVCQIPANGVGDAELLTKNGTVFRFSPQPSPDGKHLVWTDKDRKLWLFTMKGRKTKLIATSKHSGFDELAWSPDSQWLAYTDPASNLVQQIHLYRLSDGTTSTVTSDRVDSYSPAFSPDGNWLYFLSDRQLRSLVTSPWGARQPEPFFTETTKIYALALKDDLRWPFQPQDELQSEKKSEKSGKSKATKVNLKGLSERLYEVPVEAGNYSRLEVTAKHLLYVARDVGFEAKPQLKQLEITNKEPKPKTLVENLTSYERAAKGKKLLIRKGDAFYVVATDSSAPAKLDERLKLDDWTLSIIPREEWRQIYTESWRMLRDYFYDRQMHGVDWPAMRVKYQPLIERVSDRAELSDVIYDLVGELSALHIFVRYGDQRGGLDNVRPASLGARLVTDARAGGWRIEHIYRGDPDYPGDLAPLSQPGVAAEVGDLITAINGRNPLAAASPELLLRNQSGKQVLLELESKPGHRRQVIVTPVSTAAEADLRYGEWELTRRERVEQAGQGQIGYVHLRAMGTKDIADWAKGFFPVFNRPGLIIDVRHNRGGNIDAWILEKLLRKAWFYWQPRVGDPYWNMHYAFRGHLTVLCNERTASDGEAFSEGFKRLGLGKVIGTRTWGGEVWLSAQRWLVDSGMATAAETGVYGPEGEWLIEGRGVDPDVIVDNLPHATFNGQDAQLDAAISHLQKLIAQDPRPVPPPPRYPDKSFRAK
- the trmB gene encoding tRNA (guanosine(46)-N7)-methyltransferase TrmB, which translates into the protein MGLSPTESRALLYELPSIVERLELRQLFPQAQPLEVELGCGDASFLLDYAAQNPTTNFLGVERLLGRIQKLDRKGRRRGLTNLGGVRIESAYFLEYLLPPHCATALHIYFPDPWPKQKHRKFRLINERFPTLAYQVLVPGGRVYLRTDDADYFQQMQSVFAAEQRFHPVATPAELAAVRTDFERDFNAQGIVTRRAAYARD